One Oryctolagus cuniculus chromosome 7, mOryCun1.1, whole genome shotgun sequence genomic window, ACTGGGAGTCTTTGGTCCTTGATTTCTTCCCCTGCCTGTCCTGACTCCTTACCCAGGTAGGTCTCCCCGCTGTGTGTAGAGGGCAGGAAGGTTGCGTGCGAGGGGATCCCGGAGCCCGAGTGCCGCCCTGGCAGGAAGTCAATCATCGTGGGTCAGTCCTTAGGATTACTGGTTCTTAGGGTAACAGCTACCACCAGAATTCCCACCAACTCTGTGTCTTTGCGAATGACCAGTCTGGCCCACAGTCGCCCCCCAGCCAGACTTCTCGCAGGCCCAAGTTTCGTCTTGCTGACAGCAGTCCCACCAGAATCGTTCTTTTCCATGTAAAAGTTCCAATGAAGTCTGGTTTTGTTGATCAGACTTTTTATTCGGATCAACCCATTCCAGCATCGGCAGTTGGAAATTTACTTTCAATGCATAGTAGAGCTACGAAGTCCAATTGTTCTACATCAAAGTTTGCAAGATAgaaatttacaaaacagaaaacaaagattgACCTCTTCTGTCAGTGTTTCCTCAAGAATAAACTTGTACGtgcaattttttgttttgtttggctttttttttttatcattagtgTTCACTGTAAGTCAGAATAAAGAACGTGTTTTGCGTTTCTGTCTCAGTGAACCTGGGAGAAGACAGCAAGCGGTTTTGGGGTGGCTGCCCCTGGCCACCGGCTCCTCCGCCTGTGTCCATCGCCATGGGGGTGGCGTCCTGACGGTGGGGCAGAGAGCAGGTGGCAGGGCTGAAGGTGTTGCTTGGCTCCAAATGTAGCAGTGTTGTGCGGGCAAGGGGCGTTTTCACTAAAACTCCAGGTGCTGTCTCTCCTCTGAAAGCCTTGTCAGCCCTCTCATCTCCTCGGACGCATTTAATTCTTCCGCCGCTCGCTGTCCCCAGCCGCCTCTCGCTCCAGTCCTCGCTCCTGCTCTGGCCTCTCCTTGCTCTCCCGCTCCTCCTGGGTCTCACCCGCTGCCCCAGATGCTCTCCTCTGAGGCCGCTGGCTgtgctcccctctctgtctctgtcttctggcacccccccaccccaaagcCCGGTTCCCAGAGTTGCTTATCAGAGTCCTCAGTGGTGGATGGGAAAGCCTCAGACAGAAACTCCTGCCCCTAGCGTTCAGCATCGCATCGGGATCAAGTGTCACAGAGAGGCTGCGAACCCGCACTCCTCGTGGGGCTTCCAAAGCGGTGCCGAGGGTGGCCGCGCGCATGCAGGCGTGCCTTTATGGATGTCTGAAGACAGAGGGATGGATGACAGGCTCTGAGGAGGGCCCTGCCAGATCGGGGAACCTGGGAGCTCATCTCAGTCACTATCAATTTAGATTTATTGGCCATCCCCTGGGTGCTGGGAGCAGTACTAAATGATCTCATCCGTCAAGCCCGAGATCCAGTTTCTGCCCTTTTAgcacaatttaaaatattgtaacaTTGGGCTGAGTTTTTATAGTCTTTTGCTGTTCTGTTAATTCTTTACTATAAATTgggcttcaaaaattaaaattggagCATTTGGTAAAGGTGGGACTGTCCTTCATTTTATTTAGCGCtcaatggacttttttttaaagatttatttatttatttgaaaggcacagttacagcaaggcagagacagagagagaaagagataaacagagagagaggtcttccatccactggttcactccccaatgggccgcaatggccagagctgtgccgatccaaagccaggagccaggagcttcttccagctgcactcccacgtgggtgcagcagcccaaggacttaggccatcttctgctgttttcccaggccatagcagagagctggattggaaatggagcagccaggactttaaccagcacctgtatgggatgctggcactgcaagcggtggctttacctgccatgccatggtgccggcctctcaATGGACTTTTAAGCTCTAGAGATTTCCACGGTGTGTGCGGGGTCCCCTCCAGCATAGGTGAGATCCAAGGCTCACAGGACAGTGGGGAGGATGGTGACCGCGGGCAGGGTGTCTCAGGGAGCAGGATCGCAGGGAGTATCTTAGGAAGGGACAGAGatggcaagagagagagggagagggaggaagagtgcTCACCTGTGCTTGGAGAGAGTTTCTCCCATTAGTCAGCAAACGTTCGCTGAGGCCCTGCTCTGTGCAAGTCGTTTTCAAGATGCTGAAGATACAGCAGTGCAGGAAACGTATTCAGTTCCTGTCTGCATGAGGCGTCCACTCGAGTTGGGAGAAGCAGCCGATGAAACAAACGGATCCAGCTGGTGGCGGGTGCTATAGCAACAAGGCAGTGAGCGCTGGAGGGTTTCTTCCTAAGGGCTGACGAGGGAAGGTCTCAGTGGTCAGGTGGAGACCTGGAGGCGGTCGGGAGTGAGCCTGTGCAGAGACCAGAGACCGAGGTGAACCACCTAACATTCCAGACacggggaagggggagggaggcagaagtgGGAAGCCAGCTAGGAGACGCCAGGGAACCAGGGCCCAGGTGCTGGTGACTGGGGCcagctggaagcagaggaggtggTGAGAAGGCTCGGGCTCTGGGTTTATTTGCAGGGCAGCAGCACTAAAGGGATTTGCTCCTGGCTGGATGTGGGTGGAGAGGGAAGTTTGGCTTCGAGGTGGGTGGAGCTCCCATTGCGATGAGGAAGACGTAGCTAAGATGGGGAAGAACTCGTCTGGGGGGCAAGAGCAGcggtttggtgtgtgtgtgtgtatggggtggggggtgatgtTTGAGTTCTGAGGAAGCGGGAGATAGTGTGGGGATAATGCGCCCTGATTGGGATGAAGGGGGAAACCCCGGATGTGAGTCTTGCAGGGAACAAGGATTTGGCTGGGGATGAAGGTGATCAGCAGGAGGAGTGTGTGACCTGTGGATGCTGCACAGACACGGGGAGCCGGGGACGCGCGGCCGAGCTGTGGCGAGAACAGGGACCGTTGCTGGTGAAAAGCAACGGATAGGAGGGAGCCTAAGCTGGGCACTGGGGCACTCAGGTATCAGGAGCTTAGATGAGGAATGAAACACCCCCAGAAGAAAGGGTGAGGGTCAAAACCCCCTGCAGAGGTGGAGAAGCCAACTGGGATGGAGCCAGTGACGTGGACAGGGGCTGAGTCCTGGCCTCTACGGAAAATGTCGCTGTGGCTCTTTGGGAAAAGGAGCGGGTATGGACTGCAGTGGTGAGGGGGAGAGGAGACTGCAGGTGACTGGGCTggccctggcagctgtgggcagGTGGGCGAGGTCGGGGAGAACCCTGGAGCTCTGCCTGAGGgagctgtcccccccccccatctacaCCGCCACCGCGCGCACGtgcgcaaacacacacacacacacacacacacttagtgTTCCTCTGTACCCTGAATTTGCTTCACTTCGAGCTGTATTCTCAACCTGAGTGTGCTTGGGAGTGTACCTGCCTGTGGGGTCGGTGCAGACAGACACCGCCGCGGACTTTCCGAGTCCCGGTGAATCTCGGGAGGGAGCCGACTATTTCGTTTGTAGGTTATCCAtgtttctcctgttctcttgcCTGTCTTGTGACTTTTTGTTGTGTCACAGCTCTTTGGTTCTTTGGGCAGGAAACAAGGGAGTTTGTAAAACTTGAACACTGAAAACACTTGTAATACGTTATTTGTAGTCCTGATAAAAACATCAGTGAATAAGTAGGTAAAAACCAATGGTTGTGTTAACTTTATTATTAGGTATAGATTAAAGTGTTTATGTGCCTGTGGTTACAAATAATCAATAATCTACTAAATGagtcaacaattttttttttttttggtcattgcCAATTCTGCATTTTCCCTTGTTGCACTtgtgcttcttcctcctcttcccacgTTCCCTGCAGTCCTAGCTCAGGGCCGAAAGCAGCTGTCTGTGCTGCCCAGGCAACCTTGGCCAGGAcagagggaaggtgggaaggCGATGACATCACTTTAAAATGAAGGAGAAGGACTGCAAGGGGagtggaggtggaggggtggggagaccaCGTCACAGAGGGACAAATCTGGCCAGATGCGGTGGGTGGTCTGTTATAAGAACCTGGGAGGGGCTTCCCAGGAAACCTCCTGTCTCCAAGTCCCTTGAAAACATTTCTTGGGCCCAGATATGGGGTGGGGCCGGATGGACCTGAAGGTGCCATCTGTGACTCCAGATCTggtgaggagggaaggaaggaaaggcagagtcGCGGTGGGGAGGCAGCTCTCGCCAGCGAGGCCAGACGAGGACTCCTGGGACAGCTGCAAAGGCCACAGCCCCGGGCCATTCCCCTGCATGGCTCCGCTCCCCCCACAGCGGCTTCCAAAGTGCCCAAGCCGGCTCCCTCACGGCTTCATCCTGGGACCTGAGGCCGCAAGGGCTGCATTTGCAGAGTGGAAGGCGGGGGCCTTGGTCTCTGGGTCTGGACAGAGCGGGGAggtggcaggcagggaggagctggggcagTGGGGATGCTGAGGTCCctccctgtgcacttactgccTCCCCTCTTCCCCGTAGAGAATCCGTGCTGGTTAATACCTTTCTTCCCATCTGTCTCCCCTAAACCTCCCACCTGGACAttctgccccctgcctcctcccccatcACCCTCTGCACGCCCATCACCTCTTCCTGCGGCTTCTCTCGGATCCCTGGCCATGGCCCCTTGTGCCCCCCCCCaagctgcctgtctctgccttgcCCTACCCATCGGTTTTTCACTCCCCACAGCGGAGGGCAAGGTGTACAGCTCAGACGAGGAGAAACTGGAAGCCCCTGCAGGAGACCCGGCAGGCAgcgagcaggaggaagagggctCCGGCGGTGACAGCGAGGACGACGCTTTCCTGGACAGTGCTGCAGGGGGCCCTGGGGCTCTTCTGGGACCTAAGCCGAAGCTGAAGGGGAGTCTGGCGACTGGAGCTGAGGAGGGGGCGCCAGTGGCGGCTGGGGTCACCGCTCCTGGGGGGAAGAGCCGGCGGCGCCGCACGGCGTTCACCAGCGAGCAGCTGTTGGAGTTGGAGAAGGAATTCCATTGCAAGAAGTACCTGAGCCTGACGGAGCGCTCCCAGATCGCCCACGCCCTGAAGCTCAGTGAGGTGCAGGTCAAGATCTGGTTCCAGAACCGCCGGGCCAAGTGGAAGCGCATCAAAGCCGGCAACGTGAGCAGCCGCTCCGGGGAGCCCGTGCGCAACCCCAAGATCGTTGTGCCAATTCCCGTGCATGTCAACAGGTTTGCCGTGCGGAGCCAGCACCAACAAATGGAGCAGGGCGCCCGGCCCTGAGCGGCCCCACAAGGACTTCAGAAGGCAGAGGATCCGCCCCGAGCCTGTGCAGCCTGAGCCAGGTTCTGTGGGCCCGAGGGGGCTCCTGAGCTGCGATGCTGCTCTGGGAGTGGGGCCCACTGGGcaaggcccccagccccaggggtgcTCCCCCAGAACCTGTTCCAGGGACCTAGAGGACCAGGGGCTGCAGTCAGAGGGACTGATGTGGACTCCTGGGGAGCAGCTCTGACTGGGAAGAGGAATCCAGTGTGAAACCTGGCCAAGCGGaccacactcttatttattttgtgtaaagTTTGTATATACGGAGCGATGTCTCTGTCTGCAGCCAAGAGAGGGCCTGGGAA contains:
- the GBX1 gene encoding homeobox protein GBX-1, with amino-acid sequence MQRAGGGGVPAGSGGGGSGGGGPGTAFSIDSLIGPPPPRSGHLLYTGYPMFMPYRPLVLPQALAPAPLPAGLPPLAPLASFAGRLTNTFCAGLGQAVPSMVALTTALPSFAEPPDAFYGPPELAAAAAAATASRNNPEAGGRRPEGGLEAEELLPAREKVAEAPPPPPPHFSETFPSLPAEGKVYSSDEEKLEAPAGDPAGSEQEEEGSGGDSEDDAFLDSAAGGPGALLGPKPKLKGSLATGAEEGAPVAAGVTAPGGKSRRRRTAFTSEQLLELEKEFHCKKYLSLTERSQIAHALKLSEVQVKIWFQNRRAKWKRIKAGNVSSRSGEPVRNPKIVVPIPVHVNRFAVRSQHQQMEQGARP